The following are encoded together in the Streptomyces rapamycinicus NRRL 5491 genome:
- a CDS encoding YiaA/YiaB family inner membrane protein has translation MSETPVKQQSTAAFYGQAVASFAVAMAATAVGIFQLSADAWVRGFLAISVLYLVTSAFTLAKVIRDRQEAGQIVSRVDQARVEQLLANHDPFEKL, from the coding sequence ATGAGTGAGACACCGGTCAAGCAGCAGAGCACGGCCGCGTTCTACGGTCAGGCGGTCGCCTCCTTCGCCGTCGCCATGGCCGCCACCGCCGTCGGCATCTTCCAGCTGAGCGCCGACGCCTGGGTGCGCGGCTTCCTCGCCATCTCCGTGCTCTACCTGGTGACCTCCGCCTTCACCCTCGCCAAGGTGATCCGGGACCGGCAGGAGGCCGGGCAGATCGTCAGCCGGGTCGATCAGGCGCGGGTGGAGCAGCTGCTCGCGAACCACGATCCCTTCGAGAAGCTGTAG
- a CDS encoding acyl-CoA dehydrogenase family protein, producing MTASTATLIGAARRLAREVLAPGAEAADREGVSPAVIGEVKRSGVLGVSGPAAYGGAQAPDAVAREIAEILAGACCSTYFVQAQHHSPVRMLAAAGSPARERLLRPLCDGTLLSGIAFSHLRAFPRTPVRVTRVPGGRRFDGRVPWYTGWGLNDVMLLAGVTDDGEALFAVADAREQPGLRPTPRLELAALTGTRTVGLELDGLLVPEEAVVWSRPYEEWAVADRPKNTNPSPAVFGVAGAALDLLETAGDAEAKETAQVLGERLREVRREAYALVDEVPPGERLADRLVVKTRAYDVLRAATTAAIVAGGGRAFGLGSPAQRLAREGLFLLVQGQTTDVRSAHLRALRG from the coding sequence ATGACCGCCTCGACCGCGACGCTGATCGGAGCGGCCCGGCGCCTCGCCCGCGAGGTGCTGGCACCCGGCGCCGAGGCCGCCGACCGCGAGGGCGTCTCCCCGGCCGTGATCGGCGAGGTCAAGAGGTCCGGGGTGCTCGGGGTGAGCGGCCCGGCGGCGTACGGCGGGGCGCAGGCGCCGGACGCGGTGGCCCGCGAGATCGCCGAAATCCTCGCCGGGGCGTGCTGCTCCACCTACTTCGTCCAGGCCCAGCACCACAGCCCGGTCAGGATGCTCGCCGCCGCCGGCTCCCCGGCGCGCGAACGGCTGCTGCGGCCGCTGTGCGACGGCACGCTGCTGTCCGGTATCGCCTTCTCCCATCTGCGGGCCTTCCCCCGCACGCCGGTGCGGGTCACCCGGGTCCCGGGCGGCCGGCGCTTCGACGGCCGGGTGCCGTGGTACACCGGCTGGGGCCTGAACGATGTGATGCTGCTCGCCGGGGTCACCGACGACGGCGAGGCGCTGTTCGCCGTCGCGGACGCCCGTGAGCAGCCCGGTCTGCGTCCCACACCGCGGCTCGAACTCGCCGCGCTGACCGGCACCCGCACGGTCGGCCTGGAGCTGGACGGCCTGCTGGTGCCCGAGGAGGCGGTGGTCTGGAGCCGCCCCTACGAGGAGTGGGCGGTCGCGGACCGGCCGAAGAACACCAACCCCAGCCCGGCCGTGTTCGGCGTGGCCGGCGCCGCCCTGGATCTGCTGGAGACCGCCGGGGACGCGGAGGCGAAGGAGACGGCGCAGGTGCTGGGCGAGCGGCTGCGCGAGGTGCGCCGGGAGGCGTACGCGCTGGTGGACGAGGTTCCCCCGGGCGAGCGCCTGGCGGACCGGCTCGTGGTGAAGACCCGGGCCTACGACGTGCTGCGCGCCGCCACCACCGCGGCGATCGTGGCGGGCGGCGGCCGGGCCTTCGGCCTCGGCAGCCCCGCCCAGCGGCTGGCCCGGGAGGGCCTGTTCCTGCTGGTGCAGGGCCAGACCACGGACGTCCGCAGCGCCCATCTGCGGGCCCTGCGCGGCTGA
- a CDS encoding Gfo/Idh/MocA family oxidoreductase: MGGREGDTEVPRCAVRGSVDHRHPPRLQQMGGEVLVGADLVAGRGAPADGSGAVDEVDAVLVTSWGSTHAEHVLNAIAEGKPVFCEKPLATTAGDCLRVVEGERAHGRRLVQVGFMRRFDAGYRQMKDVLTSGAVGTPLIVHCAHRNPTVPESYVSAMAAQDTAVHEIDVLRWLLDDEISSVQVTTPRATGKRFGHLKDPQIMLFETANGVRIDLEVFVNCQYGYDIQRETVGEDGLVRLPDPAAVGIRAAGRHGTGVLQDWKGRFGDAFDTEFREWIASVAAGAEPTGPSSWDGYAATVITDAAVQSLESGGQIVTVDMKPRPAFHGAAS; this comes from the coding sequence GTGGGAGGTCGCGAAGGAGATACGGAAGTACCCCGGTGCGCCGTACGCGGCTCCGTGGATCACCGCCACCCGCCGCGACTCCAGCAGATGGGCGGCGAAGTCCTCGTCGGTGCGGATCTCGTCGCCGGACGGGGTGCGCCTGCCGATGGCTCCGGCGCAGTTGACGAAGTGGACGCCGTCCTCGTCACCTCCTGGGGCTCCACCCACGCGGAGCATGTGCTGAACGCCATCGCGGAGGGCAAGCCGGTGTTCTGCGAGAAACCGCTCGCCACCACCGCCGGGGACTGTCTGCGCGTCGTGGAGGGCGAGCGCGCCCACGGCCGCCGCCTCGTGCAGGTCGGTTTCATGCGCCGCTTCGACGCCGGATACCGCCAGATGAAGGACGTGCTCACCTCGGGCGCCGTCGGCACTCCGCTCATCGTGCACTGCGCACACCGCAACCCGACCGTGCCGGAGTCCTACGTCTCCGCGATGGCGGCCCAGGACACGGCCGTCCACGAGATCGACGTACTGCGCTGGCTGCTCGACGACGAGATCAGCTCAGTCCAGGTGACCACCCCGCGCGCCACCGGCAAGCGGTTCGGCCACCTCAAGGACCCTCAGATCATGCTCTTCGAGACGGCGAACGGTGTCCGGATCGACCTGGAGGTCTTCGTCAACTGCCAGTACGGCTACGACATCCAGCGCGAGACCGTGGGCGAGGACGGCCTGGTCAGACTGCCGGATCCGGCGGCCGTCGGCATCCGCGCCGCCGGGCGGCACGGCACCGGCGTGCTCCAGGACTGGAAGGGCCGGTTCGGCGATGCCTTCGACACCGAGTTCCGCGAGTGGATCGCCTCGGTCGCGGCGGGCGCCGAACCCACCGGCCCGTCGTCCTGGGACGGCTACGCCGCCACCGTCATCACCGATGCCGCCGTCCAGTCCCTGGAGTCGGGCGGCCAGATCGTCACCGTCGATATGAAGCCCCGACCCGCGTTCCACGGAGCCGCCTCGTGA
- a CDS encoding sugar phosphate isomerase/epimerase family protein, translating into MKIALDPYMLRALPLDEMVRTVAELGYEYIELSPRDDFMPFFLHPRAGDERVAELKRALRTHGVQLSSVLPLYKWSSPDETERQTAFRYWQRMIEITADLECPLMNSEFNGRPERAAESEAAFWRSLEELLPLFEREAIALNLEAHPDDFCEENTPAVDLVRAINVNYLYCAPHTFHLSGAEPTADIAAMMAYAGDKLQHVHIADSFNHKGSSGLRYILNPPGTPARIHQHLDVGQGEVDWDTFFGTLRELNFDGVATSCVFAWEERARESSAFMLNRIRKELAV; encoded by the coding sequence GTGAAAATCGCACTCGACCCCTATATGCTCCGCGCGCTGCCGCTCGACGAGATGGTGCGCACGGTCGCCGAACTCGGCTACGAGTACATCGAGTTGTCCCCGCGCGACGACTTCATGCCGTTCTTCCTCCACCCGCGGGCGGGCGACGAGCGCGTCGCGGAGCTGAAGCGGGCCCTGCGCACGCACGGTGTCCAGCTCTCCTCCGTGCTGCCGCTGTACAAGTGGTCCTCGCCCGACGAGACCGAGCGGCAGACCGCCTTCCGCTACTGGCAGCGGATGATCGAGATCACCGCCGACCTCGAATGCCCGCTGATGAACTCGGAGTTCAACGGCCGCCCCGAGCGCGCCGCCGAGAGCGAGGCCGCCTTCTGGCGTTCGCTGGAGGAGCTGCTGCCGCTCTTCGAACGCGAGGCCATCGCCCTCAACCTGGAGGCCCACCCGGACGACTTCTGCGAGGAGAACACCCCCGCGGTCGACCTGGTCCGCGCCATCAACGTGAACTACCTGTACTGCGCTCCGCACACCTTCCACCTCTCCGGCGCCGAGCCGACGGCGGACATCGCGGCGATGATGGCTTACGCGGGCGACAAGCTCCAGCATGTGCACATCGCGGACTCCTTCAACCACAAGGGCTCCTCCGGGCTGCGTTACATCCTCAACCCGCCCGGCACCCCGGCCCGTATCCACCAGCACCTGGACGTCGGCCAGGGCGAGGTCGACTGGGACACCTTCTTCGGCACCCTCCGCGAGCTGAACTTCGACGGTGTCGCCACGTCCTGCGTCTTCGCCTGGGAGGAACGGGCGCGGGAGTCCTCCGCCTTCATGCTGAACCGCATCCGCAAGGAACTCGCGGTGTGA
- a CDS encoding 4-carboxy-4-hydroxy-2-oxoadipate aldolase/oxaloacetate decarboxylase, which produces MLRVTTRFDRPDPALVDQLSGYSAATVHEAQGRLGALDSTIKPIDPAMPVCGPAFTVRCAPRDNIMLQVAIANARPGDVIVVSAGQYAEAGSFGDVLANACVAKGLGGLVTDTGVRDTQELRKLGFPVFSYSVSMKGTVKETVGPMAEPVLIGGEIVRPGDVVRADADGVVVVRREDLKDVIAKSRARVDAEDAYIAAYRAGKSVIEVSRLAAVLEAKGLVIDE; this is translated from the coding sequence ATGCTGCGCGTCACCACCCGGTTCGACCGGCCCGACCCCGCCCTCGTCGACCAGCTGAGCGGGTACTCCGCCGCCACTGTCCACGAGGCCCAGGGCCGCCTCGGGGCCCTGGACTCCACCATCAAGCCGATCGATCCCGCCATGCCGGTCTGCGGCCCCGCCTTCACCGTGCGCTGCGCGCCACGGGACAACATCATGCTCCAGGTGGCCATCGCCAACGCCCGCCCCGGCGATGTCATCGTGGTCTCCGCGGGCCAGTACGCCGAGGCGGGCTCCTTCGGCGATGTGCTGGCCAACGCGTGTGTGGCCAAGGGGCTCGGCGGTCTCGTCACCGACACCGGTGTCCGCGACACCCAGGAGCTGCGGAAGCTGGGCTTCCCGGTGTTCTCGTACAGCGTCAGCATGAAGGGCACGGTCAAGGAGACCGTCGGCCCGATGGCCGAACCCGTCCTGATCGGCGGCGAGATCGTCCGCCCGGGAGACGTGGTGCGCGCGGACGCCGACGGGGTCGTGGTGGTGCGCCGCGAGGACCTGAAGGACGTCATAGCCAAGTCCCGGGCCCGCGTCGACGCGGAAGACGCGTATATCGCCGCCTACCGCGCGGGGAAGAGCGTGATCGAGGTCAGCCGGCTGGCGGCGGTGCTCGAGGCCAAGGGGCTCGTCATCGACGAGTAG
- a CDS encoding aldo/keto reductase: protein MQYRTLGRTGVQVSSLALGAMNFGRIGRTSQDEATALVDAALEAGINLIDTADMYSAGESEEMVGKAIAGRRDDVVLATKAGMPMGDKPNHGGSSRRWLVTELDNSLRRLGVDHVDLYQIHRWDPATSDEETLSALTDLQRTGKIRYFGSSTFPAYRVVQAQWAAREHRLRRYVTEQPSYSILQRGIERDVLPVAEEYGLGALVWSPLASGWLSGAIRAGRSITTSRSAMMPERFDVTIPSNRARLDAVEQLAKVADEAGLTMIQLALGFVTAHPAVTSALIGPRTLDHLRTQLAAADILLSADVLDAIDAIVAPGTDLAAHEKHDTPPALLDPSLRRR from the coding sequence ATGCAGTACCGCACCTTGGGCCGCACCGGTGTGCAGGTCAGCTCCCTCGCGCTCGGCGCGATGAACTTCGGCAGGATCGGGCGCACCAGCCAGGACGAGGCCACCGCCCTCGTCGACGCCGCTCTCGAGGCGGGGATCAACCTCATCGACACCGCCGACATGTACAGCGCCGGTGAGTCGGAGGAGATGGTCGGCAAGGCCATCGCCGGCCGCCGCGACGACGTCGTGCTGGCCACGAAGGCGGGGATGCCCATGGGCGACAAGCCCAACCACGGGGGCAGCTCACGCCGCTGGCTGGTCACCGAGCTGGACAACAGCCTGCGCCGGCTCGGCGTCGACCACGTCGACCTCTACCAGATCCACCGGTGGGACCCGGCCACCAGCGACGAGGAGACGCTGTCGGCGCTCACCGACCTCCAGCGCACGGGGAAGATCCGCTACTTCGGCTCCTCGACCTTTCCCGCCTACCGCGTCGTACAGGCCCAGTGGGCCGCCCGCGAGCACCGCCTGCGCCGCTATGTCACCGAACAGCCCAGCTACTCGATACTGCAGCGCGGAATCGAGCGCGACGTACTGCCCGTCGCCGAGGAGTACGGGCTCGGGGCGCTGGTGTGGAGCCCGCTGGCCTCCGGCTGGCTGTCGGGCGCCATCCGTGCGGGCCGGTCCATCACCACCAGCCGCTCGGCGATGATGCCGGAGCGCTTCGATGTCACCATCCCCTCCAACCGGGCCAGGCTCGACGCCGTCGAGCAGCTGGCCAAGGTCGCCGACGAGGCCGGTCTGACCATGATCCAGCTGGCGCTCGGATTCGTCACCGCGCACCCCGCCGTGACCAGCGCGCTCATCGGCCCCCGCACACTGGACCATCTGCGCACACAGCTCGCCGCCGCCGACATCCTGCTCTCCGCCGATGTGCTCGACGCGATCGACGCGATCGTGGCCCCCGGCACCGACCTCGCCGCGCACGAGAAGCACGACACTCCGCCCGCGCTGCTCGACCCGTCACTGCGGCGCCGCTGA
- a CDS encoding TetR/AcrR family transcriptional regulator: protein MNDGDRGAGPSARSKRADARRNQETLLDAAASVFVASGVEAPVRDIAAKAGVGVGTIYRHFPTRADLIIAVYRHQVEACAEAGPALLASSATPHAALGQWINLFVDFLVTKHGLAAVLRSDNTSFDTLHSYFIDRLLPVCTQLLDAAADAGEIRPGLKAYELMRGVGNLCIGAEHDPGYDARRLVALLVEGLRQPR, encoded by the coding sequence GTGAACGACGGCGACAGGGGCGCGGGGCCCTCGGCCCGGTCCAAGCGGGCGGACGCCCGGCGCAATCAGGAGACCCTGCTCGACGCTGCCGCCTCGGTATTCGTCGCCTCGGGCGTGGAAGCGCCGGTGCGCGACATCGCGGCCAAGGCCGGTGTCGGAGTGGGCACGATCTACCGCCACTTCCCGACCCGGGCGGACCTGATCATCGCCGTCTACCGGCATCAGGTCGAGGCCTGCGCCGAGGCCGGTCCGGCCCTGCTGGCGAGCAGCGCGACACCGCATGCCGCACTGGGCCAGTGGATCAATCTCTTTGTCGACTTCCTGGTCACCAAGCACGGCCTCGCCGCCGTGCTGCGGTCCGACAACACGAGCTTCGACACGCTGCACTCGTACTTCATCGACCGTCTCCTGCCCGTGTGCACCCAGCTGCTCGACGCGGCGGCCGACGCCGGGGAGATCCGACCCGGCCTGAAGGCGTACGAGCTCATGCGCGGCGTCGGGAACCTCTGCATCGGCGCCGAGCACGACCCCGGCTATGACGCACGACGACTGGTCGCACTCCTCGTCGAGGGGCTGCGCCAACCGCGCTGA